A segment of the Gammaproteobacteria bacterium genome:
AAGACACTTTCTGGTTTTCGGCCAGTGTTTTGAAGCCTTTGGCCTGAATCGCGGAGAAATGCGCAAACAGATCGTCGCCTCCGTCATCGGGCGTGATAAAACCATAACCCTTGGATTCGTTAAACCATTTCACAGTACCAGTTGCCATCTTAAATATTCCTAAACATATTAAACAAATGAGCGTAATGCCCGGAGCGCATGAGACAAGATAGAGAAAATGACAAACTTAAGTACCGGCTTAATCGCAAGGACTGCTGACAGTAACCCCCACCTTGAATACCTGCTCGCGTACTATCGTACTTTTATTAGAGCCAAGTCAAGCGCTCTCACTGATACGATTATTACTGCCGCTACGGCGCCCGAGTCGAATTGGCTTGCTTCGACCGCGTCAGGTTATTCCAATCTAAACCGCCGACAATTTCTGGTACCCCGACAATGAATGATTTAAATCATCTGTTTAACAATAACCGCGCATGGGCGCGCGAGATCGTTTCGCGAGAGCCGGATTTCTTCGCGCGCCTGTCGCGCCAGCAGGCGCCGGAATATCTGTGGATCGGTTGCGCCGACAGCCGCGTGCCCGCCAACCAGATCATCGGGTTGATGCCGGGCGAGATTTTCGTGCATCGCAACGTCGCCAACATCGTCGTGCACACGGATCTCAATTGTCTCTCCGTGCTGCAATATGCGGTAGACGTGCTGCGAGTGAAGCATGTCATCGTCTGCGGCCACTACAGTTGCGGCGGCGTGCAGGCATCCGTGGCCGGTTCGCGCTTCGGCCTGATCGACAACTGGTTGCGGCACGTGCACGATGTCGCGCTGAAACATTCGAGCATGCTGGCCGCGCTGAGCGAAGCCGACAGGGTTAATCGTCTGTGCGAGCTGAATGTCATCGAACAGGTCGCCAACGTCGCGCAGACCACCGTCATGCGCGATGCGTGGGAGCGCGGCCAGAAGCTCGCCGTGCACGGCTGGGTTTACGGGCTTACCGACGGGCTGGTGCGGGATCTCGAGGCGACCGTGTCGCGCGGGCAAGACGCGGTGACACGCTACCAGGCCGCGCTGGCAGCGCTTCGCAATCGTTAACATTCGGCTGACAGGTGGCGCCACAAGTCATTTGGTCTCGTGCCAACTACCGCCGCCTGCTATGCAATCGTTACCCCTGCTTGCATGAGTCCCATAAACGCCTGCAACGTTTTCGACAGCCGCAGTGCGAGCGCCACAGTCGTAATGGTCGGAAAATCGCTGCCCACGGTGGGAAACACCGAACTGCCCGCGACAAACAGGTTGCTTACCCCATGTACGCGGCAGTCCGCGTCGACTACACCACGCTTGGGATCGGCGCTCATACGCGTTGTTCCCATGTGATGCCAGCACCCCTCCACACCTTCCGGCCAGGTTTCAACCGGATTCTGCCATGGCCCGACCGGAATGAGGAACCCCTGGCGTTCCGTCTCGTGCCGGATGAGATCGCAGGTCCTCTTAAGGTTCTGCCTGTCAAGGTCACCCATGCGCCAGTCCAGGCGCGCCTGATTGAGACCCAGCATGTCGCGCTCGGTTGACAGGGTCACGCGACTGTCCGGATTGGGCACCGGCTCGCAAATGGTTACCAGGTGAAACTCGCGTCTGACGAAGTCCGGGTTCAGCCGGTTGTCGATCACCGAGAAACATGCCTGCGGCGCATGGCGCAACAGCAATGGTACATTACGCGCGGCTTCCACCAGCAGATTCGAGAGGGGCACGCCGAACTTCTTGCGGTCGTGCATGCGATGCCACATCACTTTCAGCACGCCATACGCCGCCGACACCGAGGCGTAGTTCGCCACCAGATACGTTCTGGAATTGGGCAGCTGGGCCTCACGTTGCTGTCTGACTGACGGCGCGAGGTGCGCGGCCAGGCGCAAATCCCGACTGCGTACCCGGCGCCGCGTGAGCGCCAGCGAACCGTCGTAAAGCCGACGGTATTTACGCTGATCTCCAAGCCGCACTTTGGTCCAGCGAACGCGCGGATGATCCATGAAATAACGCCCGACGAGATCGTTGCCGTTGCCCAGACCCGCGCTCTGCACCCCATTGGACACTAGCAGCAAACGCGCGTTTTCGATGCCGCCACACGCCAGCACCACCAGCCGTGGCGTCACGCAAAAGCGCACGCCATCCAGGGTCGCGACCTGCACGCAATCGACTTTCGATGCCGTGGCGTTCGCCTGCAACTCGGTTACGTTGGCGTTGAGAAAAACGCGCAGCTTACGCGCTTGCGCCAGACGCGGGTAATAGACCTGACCGAAGCGCGTCGGCGGACTGAGTTGATTAATGACATTGACCATATCATCGCCTTGAATTGGAAAAAGCGACACCCGCTGTTGGGTCAGCCCGCTTTGCCAGAAGGCCGTTGTATAGTCGTTAGGCCCCAGCTCCAGCAGCTTGTGGGCTTGCTCGTAGTACGGCTTAAGGTCGTCGTACGCGAGTGGCCAGCCGCTGCCCGGCATCCCGGATCGCGCCTCGAAATCGATCGGGTCCAGAGGCCGGCACCAGCCGCCCCAGCAATTGGTGCTGCCACCCAGAAAGCGGCTGCGCGCCGCATCCAGCGGTACATGGCTTAAACCCACGCTTTCGCCGGCGTACAGCATCTGCGTGGCGGCGTCGGAGGTCTCGCCTCCGCTCTCCAGCAGCACCACATCCAGCGAGGCGTCGATCAGCTCCAGCGCAATGGTAATGCCCGCCGCACCGCCGCCTACAATACATATATCGGCGGAGATGTCGGCATGCTGCGATACGGTGCGTGCATCGATAATCATATTATTAGTATTTTTTAAACAAAAGCTTATAGAGTAAACAAGTCCCACATCGCAGCGCGGCCGGCTTTAGGGGCCTGCCGTTTTCGCGGCTCCTGTCGATGGCGTGATGTTTCTGCACCATAGAATGACGCTTGCGCACCGTAACACTTCAACTCCGACGAGCTTAACGATTACCCCGAGACACGGTGGACATCGATAATCCATTACCGAAGCGCGCGCAACACGCGGCGGGGCTAATGCCCGGTGGAACTTAACTTCTGGCGCTATGGACATAATTACAGGCAGCGTACGGATGCCGCGGCTATTGGCGGTGGGGCTTTGAATGAGGTGCATCATGAACAAGCTCGGTATCATTCTGCTGGGCGCGCTGCTCGTCCAGGCGTGCGCCAGCCAGATTCCGCATCAGATTCAAAACGCTCCAGCGGACAGCCCGTCGGTGTCTGCCGCGCGCGTCGACGTCAAGGGTCTGGTGGGTACCCGCGTGCGTTGGGGCGGCACCATTGCCAGTGTCGAAAACGGCGCATCGCAGACCCTGATAGAAGTCGTCGCGCGCAGCTTAAGTGAGAGCGCGCGGCCCAGCGAAAGTGACGTGAGCCAGGGCCGCTTTCTGGCGCGCTTCCAGGGATTTCTGGACCCGGCCATTTATACCAACGGTCGGCAGCTCACCGTGGTGGGTGCATTGAAGGGCGAGGAGACACGCACTATCGACCAGTTCGATTACAGCTATCCTGTAGTTGCGGTCGAATCCCACCATCTATGGGACCCGCTACCCGAGTACCAGTATGCGCGCGACCCCTATCTGCATTCGCCCTATTACTACGATCCTTTTTTCTACGATCCCTTCCTCTATAGCCCCTACTATTGGCGG
Coding sequences within it:
- a CDS encoding cold-shock protein, which produces MATGTVKWFNESKGYGFITPDDGGDDLFAHFSAIQAKGFKTLAENQKVS
- the can gene encoding carbonate dehydratase — encoded protein: MNDLNHLFNNNRAWAREIVSREPDFFARLSRQQAPEYLWIGCADSRVPANQIIGLMPGEIFVHRNVANIVVHTDLNCLSVLQYAVDVLRVKHVIVCGHYSCGGVQASVAGSRFGLIDNWLRHVHDVALKHSSMLAALSEADRVNRLCELNVIEQVANVAQTTVMRDAWERGQKLAVHGWVYGLTDGLVRDLEATVSRGQDAVTRYQAALAALRNR
- a CDS encoding GMC family oxidoreductase — encoded protein: MIIDARTVSQHADISADICIVGGGAAGITIALELIDASLDVVLLESGGETSDAATQMLYAGESVGLSHVPLDAARSRFLGGSTNCWGGWCRPLDPIDFEARSGMPGSGWPLAYDDLKPYYEQAHKLLELGPNDYTTAFWQSGLTQQRVSLFPIQGDDMVNVINQLSPPTRFGQVYYPRLAQARKLRVFLNANVTELQANATASKVDCVQVATLDGVRFCVTPRLVVLACGGIENARLLLVSNGVQSAGLGNGNDLVGRYFMDHPRVRWTKVRLGDQRKYRRLYDGSLALTRRRVRSRDLRLAAHLAPSVRQQREAQLPNSRTYLVANYASVSAAYGVLKVMWHRMHDRKKFGVPLSNLLVEAARNVPLLLRHAPQACFSVIDNRLNPDFVRREFHLVTICEPVPNPDSRVTLSTERDMLGLNQARLDWRMGDLDRQNLKRTCDLIRHETERQGFLIPVGPWQNPVETWPEGVEGCWHHMGTTRMSADPKRGVVDADCRVHGVSNLFVAGSSVFPTVGSDFPTITTVALALRLSKTLQAFMGLMQAGVTIA
- a CDS encoding Slp family lipoprotein — its product is MNKLGIILLGALLVQACASQIPHQIQNAPADSPSVSAARVDVKGLVGTRVRWGGTIASVENGASQTLIEVVARSLSESARPSESDVSQGRFLARFQGFLDPAIYTNGRQLTVVGALKGEETRTIDQFDYSYPVVAVESHHLWDPLPEYQYARDPYLHSPYYYDPFFYDPFLYSPYYWRRPYYY